A single genomic interval of Croceibacter atlanticus HTCC2559 harbors:
- the recO gene encoding DNA repair protein RecO produces MLVTTKAIVISALKYGEADLIVKLFTESSGLKSYLLRGILKSKRGKFRASQFQPLTLLEVVAKHKDKGTLETLRDAKILATYQTLHTDLLKSTVIMFLAELLRNAIQEEEKNPELFGFLETAFLWFDKYNSSNFHLLFLVKLSLFLGFYPEGTNKNASFFNLLDGTFQEVSTNSYCISGIHKDTLELLLGINFDGLEELKLNQTNRSGMLSMLLLYYELHLQGFRKPKSLTVLKEIYS; encoded by the coding sequence ATGCTCGTAACTACAAAAGCAATAGTTATAAGTGCATTAAAGTATGGAGAAGCAGACCTTATTGTAAAACTCTTCACAGAAAGTAGTGGTTTAAAATCTTATCTCCTAAGAGGAATTTTAAAAAGTAAGCGAGGTAAGTTTAGGGCTTCACAATTTCAGCCATTAACATTGCTGGAAGTCGTAGCAAAACATAAAGATAAAGGAACTCTTGAAACACTTAGAGATGCTAAAATCCTAGCAACATATCAAACACTTCACACAGACTTATTAAAGTCAACTGTCATCATGTTTTTGGCAGAGTTACTAAGGAATGCAATACAAGAAGAGGAAAAAAACCCAGAATTATTTGGCTTTCTGGAAACCGCTTTTTTATGGTTTGATAAGTATAATTCATCAAACTTTCACTTGTTATTTTTAGTCAAACTAAGCTTGTTTTTAGGATTTTACCCAGAAGGAACTAACAAAAATGCATCATTTTTCAATTTGTTAGATGGTACGTTCCAAGAAGTTTCTACCAATTCATATTGTATTTCTGGAATTCATAAAGATACTTTAGAACTGTTATTAGGCATAAATTTTGATGGTTTAGAAGAACTAAAACTAAACCAAACCAACCGTTCGGGTATGTTGTCTATGTTGCTTCTTTATTATGAGCTGCATTTGCAAGGCTTCAGAAAACCGAAATCCTTAACGGTTTTAAAAGAAATTTACTCCTAA
- the porZ gene encoding type IX secretion system anionic LPS delivery protein PorZ has translation MKLVFKLLVLVLPMSLIAQDFSENWTEFYSYYNIKDVSNGNNKIYAAAENAILIYDIPTDSVRTVSSVNGLSGELITAIHYSETYESLIIGYENGLIEVINDNSTEVTSVGGIIEEVSISPLDKRINHFMEFEDNIYVSTDFGIVLYNLPNLEFGDTYRIGDNGEELQVKQTTVRGETIYAATFSGGIRYADVTSEDLIDFEEWQGITTSSFDAVQVVGSQVYAVQNNGSLHRIEGTNLVFEESLGLRARDLRVNNENELILTTQSFVRVYDENLTLLNAITTLQDISQNYVATTVVNGEFFIGHDEVGLIATSTTLSPEFVVISPDGPLLNSIFNMEALDNELWVTFGEHNIFYNPYPRSDRGISHLVEDEWRNIPYDSLMGALDIIEVTSNPFNSEQVFFSSFGDGLLEVNDEVPTQFFTGNNSAIFDFIPNGTDGSRVNGTAFNSEGTLYLAQGFTDIALYKKEQDSDVIMPIDDLIDNIPTLGDGLLGKIVIDRNDNLYIGSQTQGLVGYQPSTGIVTQLKDDVGGAGLPDNDIRALEFDQNGRLWIGSLTGLRVLFNPQSIFTEDNVTVEPIIIEENGVPQELLFSQFVTSIEVDGANNKWIGTAQSGVFYLSPNGQETLLRFTKENSPLPSNIITDIRIDEASGRVYIGTPNGLLAYNATATSPQDNLENVRAYPNPVRPNFNGVVVIDGLTARANVKITDITGNLVYEDTSVGGSIEWDTTAFGRHRVASGVYLILITAEDALETKVHKLMIIR, from the coding sequence ATGAAGTTAGTTTTTAAATTGTTAGTTCTTGTTCTGCCAATGTCATTAATTGCTCAGGATTTCTCAGAGAATTGGACAGAGTTTTATTCCTACTACAACATTAAAGATGTTAGTAATGGAAACAATAAGATTTATGCAGCAGCAGAGAACGCAATACTTATTTATGATATACCAACAGATTCTGTAAGAACTGTATCTTCTGTTAACGGATTATCTGGAGAGCTTATTACTGCAATACATTATTCAGAAACATACGAATCCTTAATTATTGGTTATGAAAATGGGTTAATTGAAGTTATAAATGATAACAGCACAGAGGTTACTTCGGTAGGTGGTATTATAGAAGAGGTTTCAATTTCACCATTAGATAAACGCATTAATCATTTTATGGAGTTTGAAGATAATATCTATGTATCAACAGACTTTGGAATTGTCCTATATAATCTTCCTAACTTAGAATTTGGAGACACATATAGGATAGGAGATAATGGAGAAGAATTACAAGTAAAACAAACAACAGTTCGTGGCGAAACAATATATGCTGCAACATTTTCAGGAGGTATAAGATATGCAGATGTCACTAGTGAAGATCTTATAGATTTTGAAGAGTGGCAAGGCATAACAACATCTAGTTTTGATGCAGTACAGGTAGTAGGAAGCCAAGTCTATGCTGTTCAAAATAACGGAAGCTTACACCGTATAGAAGGAACCAATTTAGTGTTTGAAGAGTCTTTAGGATTAAGAGCTAGAGATTTGCGTGTAAATAATGAAAACGAACTAATACTAACAACCCAAAGCTTTGTAAGGGTTTATGATGAAAACTTAACCCTTTTAAATGCCATAACAACGCTTCAGGATATTTCACAGAACTATGTGGCAACTACTGTGGTAAATGGGGAGTTTTTTATTGGTCATGATGAGGTTGGCTTAATTGCAACAAGTACAACGTTATCTCCAGAATTTGTAGTTATTAGCCCAGATGGACCATTATTAAACAGCATATTTAATATGGAAGCTTTAGACAATGAGCTGTGGGTTACTTTTGGTGAGCATAACATATTTTATAACCCTTACCCTAGAAGTGATAGAGGTATAAGTCATTTGGTAGAAGATGAATGGCGAAATATTCCTTATGACAGTTTAATGGGTGCTTTAGATATTATTGAAGTTACCTCAAACCCATTTAACTCCGAACAAGTCTTTTTTAGCTCTTTTGGCGATGGGCTTTTAGAAGTGAATGATGAAGTGCCAACGCAATTTTTTACAGGAAATAATTCTGCAATTTTCGATTTTATTCCTAATGGTACAGATGGTAGCCGTGTTAATGGTACGGCATTTAACTCAGAAGGTACTCTGTATCTAGCTCAAGGATTTACAGATATTGCTTTATATAAAAAGGAACAAGACAGTGATGTTATTATGCCTATTGATGATTTGATAGATAACATTCCAACCTTAGGAGATGGTTTGTTAGGTAAAATAGTAATAGATAGAAATGATAATTTATACATAGGATCACAAACACAAGGTTTAGTGGGGTACCAACCTTCTACAGGAATAGTTACACAATTAAAAGATGATGTTGGCGGAGCTGGCTTACCAGATAATGATATTAGAGCTTTAGAGTTTGATCAAAATGGAAGACTGTGGATAGGGTCTTTAACAGGTCTACGAGTTCTTTTTAATCCACAAAGTATCTTTACAGAAGATAATGTAACTGTAGAGCCTATTATTATTGAAGAGAATGGTGTGCCACAAGAATTGTTATTTAGTCAGTTTGTAACATCTATTGAAGTTGATGGCGCAAACAATAAATGGATAGGAACTGCACAATCTGGTGTTTTTTACTTATCACCAAATGGACAAGAAACCTTATTAAGGTTTACAAAAGAAAACTCACCATTACCATCAAATATTATTACAGATATACGTATAGATGAAGCTTCTGGAAGAGTATATATTGGTACTCCAAATGGTCTTTTGGCTTATAATGCTACAGCAACTAGCCCTCAAGATAATTTAGAAAATGTTAGAGCTTACCCTAACCCAGTAAGACCAAACTTTAATGGCGTAGTGGTAATAGATGGTCTTACAGCAAGAGCTAATGTTAAAATAACAGACATCACTGGAAATCTTGTTTATGAAGATACTTCTGTAGGTGGAAGTATTGAGTGGGATACTACAGCATTTGGAAGACATAGAGTAGCTTCTGGCGTTTATTTAATTTTAATTACTGCAGAAGATGCGCTGGAAACTAAGGTGCATAAACTTATGATTATTCGCTAA
- a CDS encoding ArnT family glycosyltransferase has product MNRITKFVFKNPELSIIAFAVVVRLITFIFYPNTTLFNDSENYLDLAKRLLEANLIGYEGYRTPGYSMLILLGFQNLCLVVLIQHLLGICTSLFMYWLLRSIALHKGVAIGAAILYSCLLHVVFFEKGILTETFSAFLLTAILYILQLHIIKRKFKPSHFGILSVSILLLVMTKPFFIYILPIIILFLGIALWSQLQFKIIKPILIITIPTLLAVGSWAFLNKQNTGYATLSSYFGYNLAQQTVNFIHKAPDDYATVRDIYVKQIEKDKEQLGYTYYSIWDAYQPMMKATGYNFYDLSNELANMSKATIIANPKDYIKQVFLSWKLFWGVKLYWDQSHISNPAVVIVYKGIWFLQRPLIVFGKILFVGLFLWSFIKGVLRKRISVHLLSFIFALVILGSILQAAIIYSDNYRFSFPYLPAIIIVLASYSVRLTQLIRKKK; this is encoded by the coding sequence GTGAATAGGATTACAAAATTTGTTTTTAAAAACCCTGAACTGTCTATTATTGCTTTTGCAGTTGTAGTGAGACTCATTACGTTTATTTTCTACCCCAATACAACACTATTTAACGATTCGGAAAACTATTTAGATTTAGCAAAGCGCTTGCTTGAGGCTAATCTAATAGGATACGAAGGTTACAGAACACCAGGTTATTCAATGCTTATTCTTTTAGGCTTTCAAAATTTATGCTTAGTTGTTTTAATTCAACATCTACTAGGCATTTGCACCAGTTTGTTTATGTATTGGCTCTTAAGAAGTATTGCACTTCATAAGGGAGTAGCCATAGGTGCTGCTATTTTATATTCGTGTTTATTGCATGTTGTGTTTTTTGAAAAAGGAATTCTTACAGAAACTTTTTCAGCATTTTTGCTAACTGCGATACTTTATATCTTACAACTTCATATTATAAAGAGAAAGTTTAAACCAAGTCATTTTGGAATTCTCTCAGTGTCAATATTGTTGCTGGTAATGACAAAGCCATTTTTCATTTACATCCTGCCAATTATTATCCTCTTTTTAGGAATAGCACTTTGGAGTCAATTACAATTTAAAATCATTAAGCCTATCTTAATTATTACAATACCAACACTTTTAGCAGTAGGAAGTTGGGCGTTTTTAAATAAACAAAATACAGGATACGCAACGTTAAGTAGCTATTTTGGGTATAACCTAGCACAACAAACAGTTAACTTTATACATAAAGCACCCGATGATTATGCAACTGTAAGGGATATTTATGTAAAACAAATAGAGAAAGATAAAGAACAGTTAGGATATACATATTATTCAATTTGGGACGCATATCAACCTATGATGAAAGCTACAGGTTATAATTTTTATGATCTTTCTAATGAGCTTGCTAATATGTCTAAGGCAACAATTATAGCCAACCCTAAGGATTATATTAAGCAAGTATTTTTATCCTGGAAACTTTTTTGGGGAGTAAAATTATATTGGGATCAGTCTCATATCAGTAATCCTGCAGTGGTAATAGTGTATAAAGGCATTTGGTTTTTGCAAAGACCGCTTATTGTTTTTGGTAAAATTTTATTTGTAGGGCTGTTCTTATGGAGTTTTATTAAAGGTGTTTTAAGAAAACGTATATCTGTACATTTGTTATCCTTTATTTTTGCGTTGGTAATTTTAGGGTCTATATTACAGGCTGCTATCATATATTCAGATAATTACAGGTTTTCGTTTCCTTATTTACCTGCAATAATAATTGTCCTTGCAAGTTATAGTGTAAGGCTTACACAGCTTATTAGAAAAAAGAAATGA
- the gdhA gene encoding NADP-specific glutamate dehydrogenase has product MEQEVKEFLDRVSLRNANEPEFMQAVHEVAETVIPFIKENKKYQNKRLLERMTEAERIIMFRVTWLDDNGKIQMNRGFRIQMNSAIGPYKGGLRFHPTVNLSVLKFLAFEQTFKNSLTTLPMGGGKGGSDFDPKGKSDNEVMRFCQSFMTELQRHIGADTDVPAGDIGVGGREIGFMYGQYKRLRNEFTGVLTGKGREYGGSLMRPEATGYGNVYFAQNMLKTKGDSFEDKTVVISGSGNVAQYAAEKVIEFGGKVVTLSDSSGYILDNDGIDQEKLEFVMELKNEKRGRIKEYLDKYTNAEYFEGKTPWSVACDVALPCATQNELEESDAKTLVKNGCMLVGEGANMPCTPEAVTVFQDAKILFSPGKASNAGGVATSGLEMSQNSMRYSWTAEEVDKKLHEIMNNIHDQCVKYGSEEGGYVDYVKGANIAGFVKVADAMLAQGAV; this is encoded by the coding sequence ATGGAACAAGAAGTAAAAGAATTTTTAGACAGAGTTTCTCTAAGAAATGCTAATGAGCCAGAATTCATGCAAGCAGTTCATGAAGTTGCAGAAACTGTCATCCCTTTTATAAAAGAAAATAAAAAATATCAGAATAAACGTTTATTAGAGCGTATGACTGAGGCAGAACGTATTATCATGTTCCGTGTAACTTGGTTAGATGATAACGGTAAAATACAAATGAATAGAGGATTCAGAATTCAGATGAATTCTGCTATCGGTCCATATAAAGGTGGTTTACGTTTTCACCCAACAGTTAACTTAAGCGTACTTAAGTTTTTAGCTTTTGAGCAAACATTTAAAAACTCTCTTACAACATTACCAATGGGTGGTGGTAAAGGAGGTTCAGATTTTGACCCTAAAGGAAAATCTGATAATGAAGTTATGCGTTTTTGCCAAAGCTTTATGACAGAGCTACAACGTCATATTGGTGCAGATACAGATGTTCCTGCAGGAGATATTGGTGTAGGCGGAAGAGAAATAGGCTTTATGTACGGACAGTACAAAAGACTAAGAAACGAATTTACAGGTGTATTAACAGGAAAAGGCCGTGAGTATGGTGGTTCTTTAATGCGTCCTGAAGCTACAGGTTACGGTAACGTATACTTTGCGCAAAATATGCTTAAAACAAAAGGAGATTCTTTTGAAGATAAAACAGTTGTTATTTCTGGATCTGGTAACGTGGCCCAATATGCTGCAGAAAAGGTTATTGAGTTTGGAGGAAAGGTTGTAACACTTTCAGATTCTTCAGGATATATCTTAGATAATGATGGTATAGACCAAGAAAAACTTGAGTTTGTAATGGAGCTTAAGAATGAAAAAAGAGGTCGTATTAAAGAATATTTAGATAAATACACTAACGCAGAATACTTTGAAGGTAAGACACCTTGGTCTGTAGCTTGTGATGTTGCCTTGCCTTGTGCTACTCAAAACGAGTTAGAGGAGAGCGATGCTAAGACATTAGTTAAGAATGGATGTATGCTAGTTGGTGAAGGAGCTAATATGCCTTGTACTCCAGAAGCTGTAACTGTTTTTCAAGATGCTAAGATATTATTCTCTCCAGGAAAAGCGTCTAACGCTGGAGGTGTAGCAACATCTGGATTAGAAATGTCTCAAAACTCTATGCGTTATAGCTGGACAGCAGAAGAAGTAGACAAAAAATTACATGAGATCATGAACAACATTCATGACCAATGTGTAAAATACGGTAGCGAAGAAGGTGGCTATGTAGACTACGTGAAAGGTGCAAATATTGCAGGTTTTGTAAAAGTAGCAGATGCAATGCTAGCTCAAGGCGCTGTATAA
- a CDS encoding THC0290_0291 family protein, producing the protein MKIKDILLGLALLLVSLQTTNAQLGFSQEIGVAVGPVAFFSDFGQRYDIQTNTHNSGLGIGLLHYINFAYRADCNCYTRDKYFNDHFKLRTEADYHATNLDFFGDDAESNTFQGAKLRAQHGKAKVFEIGSSIEYWPLSIRSFQANGYRLAPFISAGVHYVYYTPEVYSDLGPLGSPSTTFNSFLPDPTVGREASIVPEDGSTYAIVGGLGARYKLGPLSDLIFEGRWHYYGSDWVEGFSPQQPGNPDNKANDWIFWIRFGYIYYLE; encoded by the coding sequence ATGAAAATCAAGGATATTTTACTTGGTTTGGCCCTTCTTTTAGTGTCATTACAAACCACAAACGCACAACTTGGGTTTTCTCAAGAAATAGGTGTTGCAGTTGGTCCTGTTGCCTTCTTCTCAGATTTTGGACAGCGTTATGACATACAAACAAATACTCACAATTCTGGATTAGGAATTGGCTTATTACATTACATAAATTTTGCATATCGCGCAGATTGCAATTGCTATACAAGAGACAAGTATTTTAATGACCACTTTAAACTTAGAACCGAAGCAGATTACCACGCTACTAACCTAGATTTTTTTGGTGATGATGCAGAAAGCAACACATTTCAAGGTGCTAAATTAAGAGCTCAGCACGGTAAAGCTAAAGTTTTTGAAATAGGATCAAGTATAGAATATTGGCCACTAAGCATTAGATCTTTTCAAGCAAACGGTTATAGGCTAGCACCCTTTATAAGTGCTGGTGTACATTATGTTTACTACACACCAGAGGTATATTCAGATTTAGGTCCTTTAGGCTCACCAAGCACAACATTTAATTCTTTTTTACCAGACCCTACTGTAGGCAGAGAAGCTAGTATTGTTCCAGAAGACGGCTCTACTTATGCTATAGTTGGTGGTCTTGGAGCACGTTATAAACTTGGACCTTTAAGCGATCTTATTTTTGAAGGACGATGGCATTATTATGGCTCAGATTGGGTTGAAGGTTTTTCTCCACAACAACCAGGAAACCCAGATAACAAAGCTAATGACTGGATTTTTTGGATTCGTTTTGGATACATTTATTATCTCGAATAA
- a CDS encoding cystathionine gamma-synthase, whose protein sequence is MKFNTRAIHGGQHDIDPAFGSVMTPIYQTSTYKQTTPGGHKGYEYSRSANPTRSSLEQSLASLENGKYGLAFGSGLAAVDAVLKLLEPGDEVVTTNNLYGGSYRLFTSIFQKFGIKFHFVDMENAQDIVEHINDHTKMIWIETPTNPMMNIIDIKAVSQISSKHKLILAVDNTFATPYLQSPLDLGADIVMHSVTKYIGGHSDLVMGALIVNDKALADKLYFIQNSSGAICGPQDAFLALRGVKTLHVRMQRHCENGKVVAHFLKSHPKVEKVYWPGFQEHPNHIIAKAQMKDFGGMVSFSTKEGSWESAIQILENLKVFTLAESLGGVESLAGHPASMTHASVPKEDRLNMGIVDSLIRLSVGIEDESDLLADLKQALG, encoded by the coding sequence ATGAAATTTAATACAAGAGCAATTCACGGAGGACAACACGATATAGACCCAGCATTCGGGTCTGTAATGACGCCTATTTACCAGACTTCTACTTATAAGCAGACTACACCTGGCGGTCATAAAGGGTATGAGTATTCTAGAAGCGCCAATCCAACACGATCCTCTTTAGAGCAAAGTTTAGCAAGTTTAGAAAACGGAAAGTATGGATTAGCTTTCGGCTCTGGCTTGGCTGCGGTCGATGCTGTATTAAAGTTGCTTGAGCCTGGCGATGAGGTTGTAACTACAAATAATCTTTATGGTGGTTCTTACCGTTTGTTTACATCGATATTCCAGAAGTTTGGTATAAAGTTTCATTTTGTAGATATGGAAAATGCTCAAGATATTGTCGAGCATATTAATGACCACACTAAAATGATTTGGATAGAAACGCCAACAAACCCTATGATGAATATTATAGACATAAAAGCAGTTTCTCAAATCTCGTCTAAACATAAACTTATTCTAGCTGTGGACAATACGTTTGCGACACCTTACCTTCAATCACCATTAGATTTAGGCGCAGATATAGTAATGCATTCTGTTACTAAATACATTGGTGGTCATAGTGATTTGGTAATGGGAGCTCTAATTGTAAATGATAAGGCACTAGCAGATAAACTTTACTTTATACAAAACTCTAGTGGTGCAATATGTGGTCCGCAAGATGCATTTTTAGCTTTACGAGGCGTTAAAACTTTACACGTAAGAATGCAAAGACATTGTGAGAATGGAAAAGTTGTAGCTCATTTTCTAAAAAGTCACCCAAAGGTTGAAAAGGTATATTGGCCAGGATTTCAAGAGCACCCTAACCATATTATTGCAAAAGCACAAATGAAAGATTTTGGAGGCATGGTATCTTTTTCAACTAAAGAAGGATCTTGGGAGTCTGCAATTCAGATTTTAGAAAACTTAAAAGTATTTACATTAGCAGAATCTCTTGGCGGTGTAGAAAGTCTTGCGGGACATCCGGCAAGTATGACACACGCAAGTGTCCCTAAAGAAGACCGTTTAAATATGGGAATTGTAGATTCTCTTATACGATTAAGTGTAGGTATAGAAGACGAATCAGATTTACTAGCAGATCTTAAGCAAGCATTAGGATAA
- a CDS encoding DinB family protein, translating into MNAILDLTYRNRKAMLKIIEPLSVAQLNHIPEAFNNNIIWNLAHVISVQQGLVYGLSNLNFKIEKDFVKAYTKGTKPMGDVSEKDVSIIKEQLLYTIEQTELDISADRFQTYNEYPVMLGNTLTNVTDALQFNNYHEGLHLGVIMSLKKFV; encoded by the coding sequence ATGAACGCTATTTTAGATCTTACATACCGCAATAGAAAAGCCATGTTGAAAATCATAGAACCACTTTCTGTAGCACAACTTAATCATATTCCAGAAGCATTCAATAACAACATTATTTGGAATTTAGCTCACGTAATTTCTGTGCAGCAAGGTCTGGTTTATGGATTATCTAACCTCAACTTTAAAATTGAAAAAGACTTTGTAAAAGCATATACAAAAGGCACAAAGCCAATGGGAGATGTTTCTGAAAAGGATGTCTCAATTATAAAAGAGCAACTATTATACACTATAGAACAAACAGAATTAGATATAAGTGCAGACCGTTTTCAAACTTATAATGAGTATCCGGTAATGTTAGGAAACACGCTAACCAATGTTACAGACGCCTTACAGTTTAATAATTATCACGAAGGTTTACATCTAGGAGTAATTATGTCTTTAAAAAAGTTTGTGTAA
- a CDS encoding arsenate reductase family protein, producing MKKIYYLSTCDTCKRIMKELNLPSSFIKQDIKTQGLSEQDVEEMQNLAGSYEALFSKRAQLYKQRNLKDEDLIEDDFRDLILEHYTFLKRPVIINNDQIFIGNSKKVIEEAKESL from the coding sequence ATGAAAAAAATATATTATCTATCTACGTGTGACACCTGTAAGCGTATAATGAAAGAATTAAACCTTCCTTCTTCATTTATTAAACAGGATATAAAAACACAGGGTTTAAGCGAGCAAGATGTAGAGGAAATGCAAAATCTTGCCGGAAGTTATGAAGCGCTTTTTAGTAAAAGAGCACAACTTTATAAACAACGTAATCTTAAAGATGAAGATCTTATAGAAGATGATTTTAGAGATCTTATTCTTGAACACTATACCTTTTTAAAACGGCCTGTGATTATTAATAACGATCAAATTTTTATTGGTAACAGTAAGAAAGTTATTGAAGAAGCTAAAGAAAGTTTATAA
- a CDS encoding DMT family transporter codes for MNNRILALLAAFAASAIYGANHTIAKDLMPTVIQPFGFILLRVSGAALLFWVASLFLPREKIDRKDWLRFVACALFGMAINMLSFFKGLSLSTPINSSVVITLSPVLLLVLSAIFLKERVTLLKSIGIGLGLAGALLLILFGMKEQPNAPNIPLGNLLFVLNASSYSVYLILVKPIANKYRPVTLMKWFFLFAVIINLPIGLSEFTQVEWTALSLGSIWRMLFVIIGTTFLTYLFNIYALKILSPSTIGAFMYLQPLLATLIAVLVGSDILTTLRIFAAALIFTGVYISSRKPKKRLQSNNIQH; via the coding sequence ATGAACAACCGTATTCTTGCATTGCTGGCAGCTTTTGCAGCAAGTGCTATTTATGGTGCAAACCACACTATTGCCAAAGATTTAATGCCAACTGTTATACAACCCTTTGGTTTTATACTTTTAAGAGTGTCTGGTGCTGCATTATTATTTTGGGTTGCTAGTTTGTTTTTACCTCGAGAAAAGATAGATCGTAAAGATTGGTTACGTTTTGTAGCCTGTGCTCTGTTTGGCATGGCAATTAATATGCTGTCCTTTTTTAAGGGATTAAGCCTATCTACTCCTATTAATAGCTCTGTAGTTATAACATTATCTCCTGTTTTGCTTTTAGTGCTTTCTGCTATTTTTTTAAAGGAACGTGTTACCCTACTAAAATCTATAGGTATTGGGTTGGGACTTGCAGGCGCATTGCTTCTAATTTTATTCGGAATGAAAGAGCAACCTAATGCCCCTAATATTCCTTTAGGTAATTTGTTGTTTGTATTAAATGCCTCTTCTTATTCTGTTTACCTCATCTTAGTGAAGCCCATTGCTAATAAGTACAGGCCTGTTACTCTTATGAAGTGGTTTTTCTTATTTGCTGTAATTATAAATTTACCTATTGGCCTTTCTGAATTTACCCAAGTGGAATGGACAGCGTTAAGCTTAGGCTCTATTTGGAGAATGCTTTTTGTAATAATTGGCACTACGTTTTTAACTTATCTATTTAATATTTATGCATTAAAAATACTAAGCCCATCTACTATAGGTGCTTTTATGTATTTGCAACCACTACTTGCAACATTAATTGCTGTTTTAGTAGGTTCGGATATCTTAACAACGCTTCGCATATTTGCTGCTGCTTTAATCTTTACAGGTGTTTATATAAGCTCTAGAAAACCTAAAAAAAGGTTACAATCTAATAATATTCAGCATTAA
- a CDS encoding nuclear transport factor 2 family protein, with amino-acid sequence MTTQEVADQLVKWCNEGNEAKCYQELYSPDAVSWEMEADPNDAMAKCVGMQEIQKKGEWWYENFEVHSSKASEPTVADGYFTTRFDMDTTHKPSGQRSKMSELGVYKVKDGKITEERFFYQNGEQQ; translated from the coding sequence ATGACAACCCAAGAAGTAGCAGACCAATTAGTTAAATGGTGCAATGAAGGTAATGAAGCAAAATGCTATCAAGAGCTTTACAGCCCAGATGCCGTAAGTTGGGAAATGGAAGCAGACCCAAATGATGCTATGGCAAAATGCGTAGGCATGCAAGAAATACAGAAAAAAGGTGAATGGTGGTACGAAAATTTTGAAGTTCATAGTAGCAAAGCCAGTGAACCAACTGTAGCAGATGGATACTTTACAACACGCTTTGATATGGACACAACTCACAAACCTAGTGGACAACGTTCTAAAATGAGTGAACTAGGTGTTTATAAGGTAAAAGATGGTAAAATTACAGAAGAGCGCTTTTTTTATCAGAATGGAGAACAACAGTAG